The Halichondria panicea chromosome 6, odHalPani1.1, whole genome shotgun sequence genomic sequence GTGTTCCCATAATCAGGCATGCTTACAGTGTTTGCAGGGTTGCCATTTCTGTTGGCCAGGTCTATAAAATGAGGAGGTGTGGAGCGACTGGCCGGGGTGGTAGGGGACACCAGAACGGGTTTAGATTTGGGAGTGATGGGAGACAACGCTGAAGGGGGAATCAAACCAGTTCTGGCATGAATATGTAGTGCATGCGATAGCTAGCATGCAGCTACTATAGCTGACTGGCTTACATGCATAACAAAAATGTTGCCACACCTGGTATGCCTGTGTGTTCGTGTTTCACTGGAATCTTGTCAGCTTGATGTTTCATGCCACCAGGTGAGCGAGACACACTCCGTGAGTGACTGTTACGATATACTGACGAATGACTGAGAAAATTACAGGAGGGAGTACAAAGTGAAATGATTCTAACAACCGAACTAGAATTGGCCGGGAAAAACCGTGAAATTTTTGCGATGGTTCACTAagttgcaaaataatgctgtGGTGTCCCAATCCACACAGTTCAATCTATGCTTTCACAATAAACCGAAACTCAACGGCACATTGCCCCAGTATGGGTTGCAAAATCGTTTCAAAACTTGAAAAAAAAGCCGTTTCTAAACTTATAGAACACCAaaaatgtacaatacataatCATATTGCCGTTTGTGCACACTACCATACTACTATTAATAACACACCCAGTGCGCTCTTTGTCTTTTCCCTCTCCCCTGTGCCCTAGGTGATGGTCATGACGAGGCTTACGATGGCCATCCCTATGGTTCATGTCGTTCTGGGAGCGCAAGTGTGTCCGAGGGGTGGAGGTGTGACTGGCTTTCACAGAAGATGTATTGCTGGTTTGACGAGATGATGACTTGCCAACAGGAGATGTTAAGCCTTCCTtcggcctataattatgacgacATAAACTGGTTTTATAACACcttatactacatgtacatgtaccggtaTAAGTAGCTTATCAAGACTTTATAAGATGTGCACGACCTATTATCAAGCTAAAGTACACACTTTTTAATGTTTCCACTTGGTTTTTCCCACTGAGATTTGTCTTCCTTTTTGTTGTAAAAGTAGACTCTTCCCGACGAGCTGACGTGCTCAGTCCATACAGCACTATTATCCTCAATACTTCTCTTACGTTTTGGCGTCTTGTGGTGGTGATCGTGAGAACGAGACTTCAAGTCACGTGATTGGCTCGTTTTCTCGTGTGATCTACTTTTCAAATCAGATATGTGATTACTGGCCCTAGGGTGTACTCGAGAGTTTGATGAGACGTGGCGTAGACTGTGAGTTGAGGATACAGAAGGGTCGTCAGACGAGTTTCTACGGCTAGTCCGATGCTCGCTATCAGACTGTGTAATTTAAAATGAATGCCAATTAATAGTGATGATAAGTAAATACAAATACACaacgccacacacacacactaagaACATTTTTTTATTACCACTGTCATCGTGTCTTGATTCCCTCTCCTTGGAGTAACACTGCTGGATGGCGTGTGTATACGTGAGACAACCAGTTATTACAGAAATGGTGAAAAATACAATCTAAAAGCAGACATGCAGTCACACCTTCCCTTCCTTTGTGACTGCTTCACATACGCTCAAGTAAAAGGTACTACCGTACAGAGGGATACTTTGGTGGGGTAAAGAACTTTCGTTTATCATGAAAAAATGACTTTTTCGTACTTCATTGCCTGCGTTCCAGTAAACCTCGCCTAGTTTTTTGTGAAGGTCATACTCAAACCATGAAACAATCAACACCAACCCGTCTTGTTtacaaaaataacgaataACTTTTACCCAGTATGCTAAAGTGGGAGAATTTGGATCTTGTACATGTTGCCAGGTGTCCTTTGTAAGACTTGGTTTTGGAGAATAAGATGGAAACCATTTTGTTGTCGGCATGGTATACAGAAGGGTACGACTATAACTGCCACGTACaatttgtaataattattagtaacaCAGCAGAACTGATTTCGTTTCAGAAACTACAGATCTACATATTTAGTTAAGAATGTGCACAttctagtatacatgtataatactatATGCAGACCTGTCATGGAGGATCCTCTCCCTTTCAGTCATACTGGGTCTTCCCTTCCGGTAGCAGGTCAGTAAATGATCTTTCAACAGTCCAGAATTCACAACAGCACGGAGTACAGGGCTTAGCTCACGCATTGGGCCACATTTGCCCactaacacacacaaaaatcaCAGCAGTGAAGAAgttgcactgtactgtatcgCCCCTGGTGTGGTTATTCTAAATAACACCCACCACACAGTATGACAAGGTAACAATTCAAAGAATGTGTCTAATACTGGATCAGCATAAAGCACATATCATATATCGTGTTGTCTCTACACAGATGAAGAAAACTGATGGAGGGAGCTTTCTTTACTTGCTGGGTAGTTCACAAATTCGGTTTTTGG encodes the following:
- the LOC135337829 gene encoding WW domain-containing adapter protein with coiled-coil-like isoform X2, with protein sequence MRELSPVLRAVVNSGLLKDHLLTCYRKGRPSMTERERILHDSVTPRRGNQDTMTVSDSEHRTSRRNSSDDPSVSSTHSLRHVSSNSRVHPRASNHISDLKSRSHEKTSQSRDLKSRSHDHHHKTPKRKRSIEDNSAVWTEHVSSSGRVYFYNKKEDKSQWEKPSGNIKKPKEGLTSPVGKSSSRQTSNTSSVKASHTSTPRTHLRSQNDMNHRDGHRKPRHDHHLGHRGEGKDKERTGHSSVYRNSHSRSVSRSPGGMKHQADKIPVKHEHTGIPALSPITPKSKPVLVSPTTPASRSTPPHFIDLANRNGNPANTVDSLDLRTPTPYSSRQKLEYASHLALNGPSTPVVSVHSLMCSTQPVIMDTSGLHPLQKALMLQNQFSQQQQSYDSSLCFTPQPALPTRLSQPGSHPSSPRIQSPITRTPPILTPSIGQPIQGNIFKIPANIHVATYSPVVSMQGVVSSLQAASMHTAMSRLGYTTMDGYSFPDVSSLKTNLQSVTVNDELVDKSLVDGWTKHNDAIQSQVDGCVRNTLEVSVTDSIHISTRESVSQLRLEAVKLSTMTTDVRLSAFNSLMEEINNR
- the LOC135337829 gene encoding WW domain-containing adapter protein with coiled-coil-like isoform X1, whose amino-acid sequence is MRELSPVLRAVVNSGLLKDHLLTCYRKGRPSMTERERILHDSSVTPRRGNQDTMTVSDSEHRTSRRNSSDDPSVSSTHSLRHVSSNSRVHPRASNHISDLKSRSHEKTSQSRDLKSRSHDHHHKTPKRKRSIEDNSAVWTEHVSSSGRVYFYNKKEDKSQWEKPSGNIKKPKEGLTSPVGKSSSRQTSNTSSVKASHTSTPRTHLRSQNDMNHRDGHRKPRHDHHLGHRGEGKDKERTGHSSVYRNSHSRSVSRSPGGMKHQADKIPVKHEHTGIPALSPITPKSKPVLVSPTTPASRSTPPHFIDLANRNGNPANTVDSLDLRTPTPYSSRQKLEYASHLALNGPSTPVVSVHSLMCSTQPVIMDTSGLHPLQKALMLQNQFSQQQQSYDSSLCFTPQPALPTRLSQPGSHPSSPRIQSPITRTPPILTPSIGQPIQGNIFKIPANIHVATYSPVVSMQGVVSSLQAASMHTAMSRLGYTTMDGYSFPDVSSLKTNLQSVTVNDELVDKSLVDGWTKHNDAIQSQVDGCVRNTLEVSVTDSIHISTRESVSQLRLEAVKLSTMTTDVRLSAFNSLMEEINNR